Genomic DNA from Hydrogenoanaerobacterium saccharovorans:
TCATAATGTAATTCTTTCTGAGGAGGGTGGGCGATTTTATCATGAACAGAACAGAAATATTATACTTAAACTTCCTTATGCAGAATTGCCTAAGCTTCCAAATGGTTATTTTCTTGTAGACTTTAAAACGCTTAATACATTAGTACAGGTTAATAACTGCCTTAATATTCAGCTTAGAAATCTATTATCACTGTTGGAGGTGTAGTAGCTGTGACAACGATAAGAATCGGCGTTATTTGCCCGTCGGAGATTGCGTTCAGACGGTTTATGCCTGCACTAAAGAAACATGAAGGCTTTGAGTTTGTGGGTATTGCGTATGCAAATGATGAAGAATGGTTTGGCAAGAAGTCAGAATGTAACGATCATACTGTAATTGAAAATGAGCACAAAAAGGCAAGCATTTTTGCTGATACATATGGTGGACGAGTATTTGACAGTTATATGAAACTGTTGTCATCAGATGAGATAGATGCTGTATACATACCACTTCCACCAGCCCTACATCATAAATGGGCAAAAAAAGCACTTGAGTATGGGAAGCATGTCTTACTTGAGAAGCCTTTTACTACGTCGCTTAAACAAACGGATGAGCTTATTGCGCTCGCAAGGAAAAAGAAGCTGGCACTGCATGAAAACTATATGTTCCAGTACCATAGTCAGCTTGATTATATAAAACAAGCTATCACAGACAAGAAAATAGGGGAGCTGAGATCGGTAAGCATACAATTCGGATTTCCGTTCCGCGGAGCTAATGATTTTCGATACAACAAGTCGCTGGGAGGTGGTGCACTACTTGACTGTAGTGGGTATACGATAAAGCTTGCATCATTGCTACTAGGTGATAGCGCACGCGTGGTTACCTCACAGCTAAACTATACTGATGGCTTTGATGTTGACATTTACGGCAGTGGGACGATTGTAAATAGCGATGGACTAACCGCACAACTTTCCTTTGGAATGGATAACAGCTATAAGTGTGATCTGGAGCTTTGGGGCAGTACAGGTACGCTCTACACAAACCGCATACTGACAGCTCCGGAGGGCTTTGAACCTTTGATGACCATAAAAAAAGGTAATGGTGAGATTACCAAAAAGCTGTCTGCTGACGACACCTTTGCAAAGTCGATTGTGGCATTTAGTGCGTGCGTGGAAAATAGCAAATGCAGAGAAGAAAACTATAAGGCTATAAAAAGGCAGGCAGTGCTGGTAGATGAATTTGTACGGGGGACGGAGAAATGAGAATTACGGAGCTTGCTATCGCAAGTGTGAAAGTACTGGAACCAGACGTTTTTGAGGACTACCGTGGCTACTATATGGAGTCATATTCCAGCAGAACTCTAGAAGAGTATGGCATAGATAATGTATTTGTGCAGGACAATCACTTGCTTTCCCTTAAGCGTGGTACAATAAGAGGAATACACTTTCAGAACGCGCCAAAAGCGCAGACGAAGCTATTGCGTTGCACACGAGGAATAATTCTTGATATAGCGGTTGACTTACGTAAAGACTCACCTACATACAAAAAATATGTAACAGTTGTGCTGACTGGCCAAAACAAAAAGCAGATTTTTATACCAAAGGGTTTTGGACACGCCTGTTTGTCGTTGACTGATGATACCGAAGTTCAGTATAAGGTTGATGAGTTTTACTACCCTGAGTATGACAGAGCGATTGCGTGGGACGATCCTGAGTTGGCCATACAGTGGGGAATAAATGAAATTGTTGTTTCGCCAAAAGATAAGAATGCACCTAAACTGGCAGATAGCGATGCTAACTTTTCAATGGAGAATTGTAGATAATGAAAAAAGTTATTATTACAGGAGCCAGTGGATTTATTGGAAAAGCTTTGACTGTTAAACTTATAAATCAAGGTGTATTTGTTTATGCTATTGTAAGAAATGAAAAAAAAATGGAGGATTTATCATCACAAAATCTTAAAGTTATAAGAGCAGATATAAAAGACTATAAAAACCTTTCTGACAAAATTTGTGATAATATTGATACCTTTTATCATTTAGAATGGGTAGGTGTCTCGGGACCTAATTATAACGATTATAAAGAACAAATTGATAATATAAAAGCTAGTTGTGATGCAGTATCTACAGCAATGATTCTAAAATGCAAGCGCTTTGTTTTTGTTGGGTCAAGTCATCAATATCTTTCTGTTAAAAAAAATGGAATTACCGTTCCCGCAAATACATCGGTTTACGGCTGCGCTAAAATGTCAACACAACTTATATGTAAAACATTAGTAAAAAATAGTTCAATGTTTTTTAATACAGCTTTATTTACAAATGTATTTGGTGTCGGCGACTTCTCATTGCGTTCAACTAATTTGTTAATAACTAAATTTTTAAATAATGAAAATCCTAGATTAATTAGTGGAGAGCATCAACATGATTGGATTTATATTGATGATGCAGTTGCTGGGCTTATAGCAATTACCGAACGTGGTATTCCTGATAAAGACTATTACATAGGTAATTTAAAATTAAAAACATTTAAACAAATTATTTCGAATGTCAGAGATATAGTAAATCCTCAAATACAACTTGTTTTTGGAGAATATGAAGATCCAACATTTATAGATTATACAAAAATAGATTTGGAAGAACTTTATAGGGATACAGGATTTGAAGTAAAGTGTAATTTTGAAGAAAGCATTTCAAAAACAGCCGAGTGGGTGAAGACGTTGAATATATAGAGGTGTATTATGCAGGAGATTATCATAGTTGGCAGTGGCTTTTTCAGCAGTATATTGGCAAGAAAGATAGCCGAGGAGCTAGGGGAAAAGGTCTTGATAGTTGAAAAACGTTCGCACATTGCTGGAAATATGTACGATGAATATGATAAACATGGAATATTGGTGCAAAAATACGGGCTGTATTTTCTTAATACTAACAAATTTTACATAATTGATTTGTTACTAAAGTATGCTGAGTTGTTTCCGCATTGTACTAAGTTACTCAGCTTTTTGGATGGAAAATATGTTCGGTTGCCGTTTAACTTTCAGACAGTACAACAGCTAGTGGGTGCTAAAAAGTCAGAGACACTACTTGAAAAACTGTGTAATTCATTTATTGGACGTGATCGTGTGCCAGTACTGGAGCTTGTAGAACACACAGATACTGATATAAGCAAATATGGCGAACTTGTTGTTTGAAAAGGCTTATAAAACGTATATTTCGAAAATGTGGGACGTTGGCGTAGATCAAATAGACAAGTACGTACTTGAACGTGTGCCTATGGCAATGAACTATGACGAACGCTATCTGAACAAGGACTTTCAGAATTTGCCCCAAAATGGCTTTACAAAGCTGTTTGAAAACATGCTTAACCACCCGAATATAGAGCTTCAGGTAAATACTGATGCCAAGGAGCATATACTTTGATGATGATGGCAGACAAGTTCGTTGCCTAATATTTACCGGTGCGATAGATGAGCTCTTTGACGAAAAATATGGTACGCTGCCGTACCGCTCACTGAGTACAGTGATAACAACAGTGTTCTTCCCTGCGAGATTATATCCTATCCGCAAGCGGTGGGTTATACAAGAAGTACCGAGTACAGAAAGATGATGTATGATAGCTCCAAGGTATGTGGCTCTGTAGTTGCCACCGAGTATCCATTGTGGTATGATCCAAAGGCTGATATCGGAAACATCCCGTACTACCGTGTTGTTACCGAGCAAAGCAACAGGAGTTATAAGCGCTATCTTGACGAGGTGGAAAAGTACGAGAACATATTCCTGTGCGGACGTCTTGCCGAATTTAAGTACTATAACATGGACGTCTGCATCGAGCATGCACTGGACTACTTCCAGAATGTAAGGACGTATTTGGAGAGCAAATGATTGATATAGTAATTAATTTAATTAAGCGCAATCGTGAAACGATAGCATATCTGCTTTTTGAGTACTAACAGTGATTTTTAACACTGTCGCATTCTTTTTGTTGACATTTTTATGGGAGAGATTGTAGCAAATACCATTGGGTTTTTAGTTTGCTTATTGGACAAATACCATGTTTGTTTTTCGGCAGAAGATGTGCATTAAAACCTTTGAACAGTTTTTGGAATGCGTATAGGTACTATACTCATAGATAATGGTGGACTATGGTTGCTTTTGTCAACAAAATGTAATAAGCTTATTGTAAAGTGTGTTGTAAATGTAGTAATAATTATTCTTAATTGTATTTTTAGCCAATTCTTTATTTACAAAAAAGGAGCAGAGAAATGAAAGGCATTATACTAGCAGGCGGTAGCGGTACTCGCCTATACCCGATTACAAAGTGCGTTTCCAAGCAAGTACTTCCAATCTATGATAAGCCTATGATTTACTATCCGCTATCTACGCTGATGCTTGCAGGTATAAGAGACATACTAATTATCTCTACACCGAGAGATTTGCCTGCTTTTAGGGAGCTGCTAGGTAATGGAAATGACCTTGGACTTAGCTTTTCATATGCGATTCAGGAGTCACCAAATGGACTTGCTGAGGCTTTTATCATCGGTGAGGAGTTTATAGGCGATGATGACGTAGCACTGGTACTGGGTGATAACATTTTCTATGCACGCGGTTTTTCTGAAATGCTTGGCAATGCGCATGACATAATCCACAAAAAAGGTGGTGCGGTTATCTTTGGCTATAACGTGCCAAATCCCAAAGGCTTTGGAGTAGTAGAGTTTGATAAGCAGTGGAACGTGCTGTCGTTGGAGGAAAAACCAAAGGAGCCGAAATCGAACTATGCGGTACCGGGACTGTATTTCTACGACAACAAAGTAGTAGATATAGCAAAGAATATAAAGCCGTCGGCGCGTAGAGAACTTGAGATTACTGCTGTAAACAACGAATATTTGCGCAGAGGTGAGCTCAAAGTAGAGCTTTTTGGACGTGGTATGGCGTGGCTTGATACAGGTACGCACGAAAGCCTGTTGGAAGCTGCGCAGTTTGTTGAGATAGTGCAAAAACGACAGGGAATGTTTGTATCTTGTATTGAGGAGATAGCATACCGCAAGGACTACATAACTCGCGAGAAGCTGGCAGAGTTGGCGCAGCCTATGCTGAAAACGGAATATGGACAATATTTAATGCGTGTTGCGGAGGAAAAAGCATGAAAAACGTATTAGTCACTGGTGGAGCTGGATTTATAGGCTCTAACTTTATAAAATATTTACTAAATATTAATAATGATTGCTCAATTGTAAATTTGGATTTATTAACGTATGCAGGTAATTTAAATAACCTTCGTGATGTTGAGGATAATCCAAGATACATATTTGTTAAAGGCGATATACGTGACCATGAACTGGTCAACGAGTTGTTTACAAAACATAAAATTGATACAGTCGTAAATTTTGCGGCGGAATCTCATGTTGATCGAAGCATTACCGAGCCTGAAATTTTTTTAACTACTAATATTATTGG
This window encodes:
- a CDS encoding Gfo/Idh/MocA family protein, whose amino-acid sequence is MTTIRIGVICPSEIAFRRFMPALKKHEGFEFVGIAYANDEEWFGKKSECNDHTVIENEHKKASIFADTYGGRVFDSYMKLLSSDEIDAVYIPLPPALHHKWAKKALEYGKHVLLEKPFTTSLKQTDELIALARKKKLALHENYMFQYHSQLDYIKQAITDKKIGELRSVSIQFGFPFRGANDFRYNKSLGGGALLDCSGYTIKLASLLLGDSARVVTSQLNYTDGFDVDIYGSGTIVNSDGLTAQLSFGMDNSYKCDLELWGSTGTLYTNRILTAPEGFEPLMTIKKGNGEITKKLSADDTFAKSIVAFSACVENSKCREENYKAIKRQAVLVDEFVRGTEK
- the rfbC gene encoding dTDP-4-dehydrorhamnose 3,5-epimerase, which translates into the protein MRITELAIASVKVLEPDVFEDYRGYYMESYSSRTLEEYGIDNVFVQDNHLLSLKRGTIRGIHFQNAPKAQTKLLRCTRGIILDIAVDLRKDSPTYKKYVTVVLTGQNKKQIFIPKGFGHACLSLTDDTEVQYKVDEFYYPEYDRAIAWDDPELAIQWGINEIVVSPKDKNAPKLADSDANFSMENCR
- a CDS encoding NAD-dependent epimerase/dehydratase family protein; translated protein: MKKVIITGASGFIGKALTVKLINQGVFVYAIVRNEKKMEDLSSQNLKVIRADIKDYKNLSDKICDNIDTFYHLEWVGVSGPNYNDYKEQIDNIKASCDAVSTAMILKCKRFVFVGSSHQYLSVKKNGITVPANTSVYGCAKMSTQLICKTLVKNSSMFFNTALFTNVFGVGDFSLRSTNLLITKFLNNENPRLISGEHQHDWIYIDDAVAGLIAITERGIPDKDYYIGNLKLKTFKQIISNVRDIVNPQIQLVFGEYEDPTFIDYTKIDLEELYRDTGFEVKCNFEESISKTAEWVKTLNI
- a CDS encoding NAD(P)-binding protein, producing MQEIIIVGSGFFSSILARKIAEELGEKVLIVEKRSHIAGNMYDEYDKHGILVQKYGLYFLNTNKFYIIDLLLKYAELFPHCTKLLSFLDGKYVRLPFNFQTVQQLVGAKKSETLLEKLCNSFIGRDRVPVLELVEHTDTDISKYGELVV
- a CDS encoding UDP-galactopyranose mutase, which gives rise to MANLLFEKAYKTYISKMWDVGVDQIDKYVLERVPMAMNYDERYLNKDFQNLPQNGFTKLFENMLNHPNIELQVNTDAKEHIL
- the rfbA gene encoding glucose-1-phosphate thymidylyltransferase RfbA, whose protein sequence is MKGIILAGGSGTRLYPITKCVSKQVLPIYDKPMIYYPLSTLMLAGIRDILIISTPRDLPAFRELLGNGNDLGLSFSYAIQESPNGLAEAFIIGEEFIGDDDVALVLGDNIFYARGFSEMLGNAHDIIHKKGGAVIFGYNVPNPKGFGVVEFDKQWNVLSLEEKPKEPKSNYAVPGLYFYDNKVVDIAKNIKPSARRELEITAVNNEYLRRGELKVELFGRGMAWLDTGTHESLLEAAQFVEIVQKRQGMFVSCIEEIAYRKDYITREKLAELAQPMLKTEYGQYLMRVAEEKA